A window of Haloarcula marismortui ATCC 43049 genomic DNA:
CCCGACGCCCCGCTGATAAACAACTACCGACCTTTCGGCTCCGACTCGACACTGACACCCTGTTCGGACGCGGCGGCCAGTTCGTCCGCTGGCGGCTCGCGTCTGTCGGGCACGAGTTCGGTGGCTACCTCGCGTGCACGCTCGAAGTGGGCCGTTGCACTGCCACACGCGGCCCCGGGCGTTTCTCGTTTTGATTCCTCGCTGCCTTCACGTCGCTTCTGTCGCCCCGCCTCACGGTGTGTATCGACCAGTTCGACGGCGATGTCTGCGAGCGCTTGCCGGAGCGACGCCCGGTCGCCATCGAAGCGGCGGTCACGGCCCCAGTCCAGTTCGTACGCCGTCCGGTAGCGGTCGAGGGCGTCTTCCCAGTGTGTAGCCCGCGCTGCCGGGTCTGTCGTGGCTCTGGCCGCGCTCGCAGCCACCTGTGCCGCGTCGACTGGGGCTGACAGGAGTTCGGCGTATTCCGCTTCGATTGCGCTTCGAGCGTCCGCAATAGTTTCTGTGGGTGGCTCCGGTGCCGTTACCGCTAGCGCTCGTTCGTACTCGGTCTTTGCCTGTGCGTACGCGTCCGCAGCCCGTTCGTACGCCCGGTTCTCCCATGCACGTCGGGCCGTGTCGCGGTGCTGTTCGGCCGCGCTGACGTGGCGTCGGCGCTGGCAGGTGTCTATCTGTGCTTGCGTTGACTGGCAGCGTTCGTCGATACTCGCTGTCGCTTCCAGCGCTTCGACTCGCCCTCGCCCGTTGTCGAGCGCTTCCTGTGCGGCCGTGATATGCGTCGCTGCTGTCTCGAGGTCTGTCGCCTCCAGTGCCGTCACAGCAGCCTCGACCTGCGACTCGGCCCGGTCAAGCTCGGTTAGCGTGCGCGTCCAGACCTGTGTGGCTTCGTCGACGAACTCCCGAACTGGCGTCAGGTCGCCCTTGCATTCGAACGCCCAGCAGTCTTCGTCGACGGTAACGATTTCGAGTGTCGACGTGCGGAGCCCCGACGTACAGCGCACGGCCACGATGTCTTCGTAGGGGAGCGAGATTGTCCGGTCACCGTCGTCGTCGCCAACGACGAACATGACGCGGCCGTTCGTTGCGAGCAGATACGCTCGGTAGTCGCCAGCCGGCGTGAGCCCCTCGTTGTTCCCCTGGGCAGCGACGACGCCGGACTGACTGTTATACGCAAGATATCGCGGCGTCTCCGTCTCCCGAAAGTACTGCCCTAGCGGCTGCTGAAGCCGGCGCGTGCGTCCGAACAGCCCGTCGGTGTTCACTCGGTCGAATATTTCCGGTCGACCCGAGGAGCGTATATCGGTAACAGTTTCCACAGTCCACCCCGTTCGTGACAGTATATTCAAATAATTCGTCGGAGAAATAAATCCTTTGGCCGACAACAGCGCTCAAGCCGGCTGGTTCGACCCCAGCCTTGCGACGGTGTCAGTACGGCTGGCTTCGGTCCGTCGGCTGACGCTGCGGGCTCCCGCTCGTCAGGTCGGCGGTGCACTGCCGGCAGAACTGGTAGTCCTGCTCGTTCCTCACCCCGCAGTGGGGACAGTCGATGGATGTAGTGCTGTCGTCGGTGGCGCTGCCACGGCGCGGTTCAGTATCGCCCTGACCGGTCGCACCGGCTGGGTCACCCCGGTGCCGGTACGCGTACAGCATAGTCAGGACGTGGAGCCCCACGAGAAGCGCGATTGCGCCGTAGAGCCACTCGCTCACCATCATATGTAACGATACGTGAACGTACTACTTGAGGGTTGTGCCGAGTTACCAATGGGCGGCAATTTCGGCGAGTTCGGAATCATCCCCCTGTGACTACCTGGCGAGCAGACGGGTGCGCTGTGGGCTAGCATTCAAATACGACCACGCAGCCACGGGAACTCATGCCCGTTCACACGCTCGGTGGTCCCTGATGGGTCGTCGGACACTCGTGGCTGTCGCCCGTCCCGACGGCCGCTACGACTGCCGGCTCGCACACTGGGGCGCTGACGCTGACCCCATTGCACAGTCTCGACCGCTCGGGAACGACTGGACGCCCGCTGCCGTCCTCGCTGCCATCGATGCTACCCACGAGCAGCTAGTCGTGCTTGACGGGTCGGTCCGGACCTACGCTGTCTGCTGGCTCGACCCGACGCTATCGGCCATCGACGATATCGCCCTCGCTCGCACTGCCGACCCTGAGTCGTTCCGGCAGTGGTGGGTCGACCGGAAGGACGCGGCCTGTCGCGCCCTCGACAGTGAAGGCTGTGACCCGGCGGCCGTCCGGCGTGCCCTGCTCGCGTCGCTCCGAAACCGGGCTTCGTCCGTCCACTGCCCCGACGACGCGTCCTTTTTACGCGGGGACCGCTAACCGCCATCCGTGACTGCCGTCGAGACGCTGACGTACCCCGACCCCGCCGACGCACTGGACCTTGCGTCGCGCAACGCCGACCGCGGCGCGCTGGTGACGCTCGTCGGGACCTGTACGGTCGAATACGAGGGACGAGCAGCCAGTTCACTGGGTCCCGGCGACCGCCACGTGATGCTCAAGCCCGATGGGGCTGCGCTGGTCCACACCGACGAGGGCCAGCAGCCGGTGAACTGGCAGCCGCCGGGGTGTGAGCACAGCATCAGCGTCGACGACGACTCGCTGGTCGTCCGCTCCACGCGGTCGACCCCCGAGGAGTTGCTCGAAGTGACTTTTGAGACAGTCGCCCACGCCGCCGCCTTCGACGTGACCGACTCGAAAGACCTCGCGCTCACCGGGACCGAGGCCGACCTGAAAGACCGTATCCTCGACGAGCCGGGGCTGGTCGAGGCGGGCTTTACGCCGCTTGCGACCGAACGCGAGACACCTGCTGGCGCGGTCGACATCTACGGCGAGGACGCCGACGGTCGGACGACGATACTCGAACTCAAGCGCCGGCGCGTGGGGCCCGACGCAGTCGGCCAGCTGGGGCGGTACGTCGATGCGTTAGAACGCGACTTGCACGCCGACACTGAAGTCCGGGGTATCCTCGTCGCTCCGTCGGTGACCGACCGGGCGCGTCAGTTACTCGCGGAAAAGGGATTAGAGTTCGTCTCGCTGGAGCCGCCGTAACCGATCTTTTTCCCTTTCGCACGGAGCTGTCAGTCGTGTCCCGTACTGATTGCCGCAGTCGCCACATAACCAGATGACGAAGCTACTCGTCTACAGTGACCGTTCCATCGGTGTCGACGACCACACGATAGCCGCTGTAGTCGAACGCCACGTGCCCGCTGGTGTTCGAATCGGCGATGCACGCCGTCAGTGCATCCGGATTGATACTGTCGGCCAGTGGCGGGAGCGTCTCGACCGGCTGTCTCTCCGCGGTTGCCACGGCACGAACGACTGCCGTGACGATGGACTGGTCGGTGCCGTGGACTTCTATAACAGTTGGTGATCTTCCAGACACGGTTCTCTGACCTCATGCTGAACTTGTTCTGCAGGTGTAAAGTTCAGTGTGGCTAGTATAGTAAACGCCGAACCACGATACATGACAACATTCATCATGAGATGTCAACTACACCTGTGTATGTCCCGACAGCTTGGCGACAGCCGGGCGGTAACCCGTGTGGAGTTTGCCCTCTCTGATGGGTCGTATCCCTTTGTGTCGGTGTCTGAAGCCGAATCGTGTGCAGTAATTCTTGAAAAATGCCTCCCGCAGACGGACGACATGTACGCGGAGTTTTTTTCAGTCGAGGGTGCTCGCCCCAGCCAGCTTGTCGAGCGCATCGAGGACACCAACGACGGTGAGGCGCGGGTGCTTGAGCGCACCGGCGACGGTGGGCTCGTCGAAATCGACGTACGAGATAACTGTCCCGTTGTCTCGCTTGCGGATATCGGGGCGGTACCACGGACTGTCCGGAGTGTCGATGGCCAGGGGACTATCGTAGCTGATGTCCCGGGTCAAATCGAGACGGGGTCGGTTATCGATTCGTTCCTGACGGCCCATCCGGAGGCCGAACTCGCGGCGAAGAAACAGCGTGAGTCTATCGTTCCGCTGTTCGGGTTCCAGAACTACGCGTCCCACTCCGAATCACTGACCGACCGCCAGCAGGAAGTTCTTGCGACGGCCCACGAAGCGGGGTATTACAGCTGGCCCCGTGAGGCGACGGCCGCGGACCTGGCTGACCTCCTCGATATCTCGGAGCCCACGCTCCACAAGCACCTGCGGGCTGCCGAACAGAAACTCGTCGCGACCATGTTCGCCTGCCCGCACGACGAATAACGCTGCTGACAGCGACAGTTGACCGCTGCTGTTATTCGATCCGGTCCTGCA
This region includes:
- a CDS encoding helix-turn-helix domain-containing protein: MSRQLGDSRAVTRVEFALSDGSYPFVSVSEAESCAVILEKCLPQTDDMYAEFFSVEGARPSQLVERIEDTNDGEARVLERTGDGGLVEIDVRDNCPVVSLADIGAVPRTVRSVDGQGTIVADVPGQIETGSVIDSFLTAHPEAELAAKKQRESIVPLFGFQNYASHSESLTDRQQEVLATAHEAGYYSWPREATAADLADLLDISEPTLHKHLRAAEQKLVATMFACPHDE
- the nucS gene encoding endonuclease NucS — its product is MTAVETLTYPDPADALDLASRNADRGALVTLVGTCTVEYEGRAASSLGPGDRHVMLKPDGAALVHTDEGQQPVNWQPPGCEHSISVDDDSLVVRSTRSTPEELLEVTFETVAHAAAFDVTDSKDLALTGTEADLKDRILDEPGLVEAGFTPLATERETPAGAVDIYGEDADGRTTILELKRRRVGPDAVGQLGRYVDALERDLHADTEVRGILVAPSVTDRARQLLAEKGLEFVSLEPP
- a CDS encoding HalOD1 output domain-containing protein, translating into MSGRSPTVIEVHGTDQSIVTAVVRAVATAERQPVETLPPLADSINPDALTACIADSNTSGHVAFDYSGYRVVVDTDGTVTVDE
- a CDS encoding DUF6735 family protein; translated protein: MGRRTLVAVARPDGRYDCRLAHWGADADPIAQSRPLGNDWTPAAVLAAIDATHEQLVVLDGSVRTYAVCWLDPTLSAIDDIALARTADPESFRQWWVDRKDAACRALDSEGCDPAAVRRALLASLRNRASSVHCPDDASFLRGDR
- a CDS encoding DUF7577 domain-containing protein produces the protein MMVSEWLYGAIALLVGLHVLTMLYAYRHRGDPAGATGQGDTEPRRGSATDDSTTSIDCPHCGVRNEQDYQFCRQCTADLTSGSPQRQPTDRSQPY